The genomic region AACAATGCTCCGCACGGCGTGCCGGGCCACGGGAACGACAGCCGGCCGCGAAAGTCGTATTTGGCGCGACCGGTTGCATCGGCGAACAGCACATCCGCCACGCCCTTGCCTTCGGTTCCCGGCAGCCATGCAGCGACGAAAGCATGGGAGAGATTCAGCAGATCGTTCGCATACACCGGTCTGCCGGAAACGAAGACGGTCACCACCGGTTTGCCGGCAGCCGAAAGCGCCTGCAGCGCGGCGAGATCTTCCGGATAGCGCTGCGTGTGTGTCAGAGTTTTCGGCGGCGCGAGGTCGCCCTTGGTTTCGGCATAGGGCGTTTCGCCGATGATGGCGATCGCCACATCGAAACTCGCGGGATCGATGCGCTCGGGCTTCTCGACGAATACGACATTGTCCTTGCCCGCAGCCGCTTCGATGCCGGCCAGGAGGGTGTCGGCATCGGGATAATCCGCATTCGTGGTTTCGTCGCCCTGCCAGGTCAGCGACCAGCCGCCTGACTGGTTCGGCACGCTGTTGGCGGTTTTGCCCACCACCAGCACGCGCGTGCCGCGACGGATCGGCAATGCGGCGCGTTCGTTCTTGAGCAACACCAGCGATTCGCGGACGGCGCGGCGCGCGAGTTCGCGGTGCTGCACGCCCGCGAGTTGGCCGGCGCCCGCATGCGCGGACGGCGCGATGCCATCGAACATGCCCGCGCGCAGCTTCACGCGCAGGATGCGGCGGACCGCGTCGTCGATGCGCGACATCGGGATCTCGCCCGCCTCGACCTGTTTCGTGGTGTTGTCGATGAACGCTTTCCAGTCGTCCGGCACCATGATCATGTCGATACCGGCGTTGATCGACTGCGGGCAGCTTGGTTTGGTGCAGCCCGGCACCTGCTCGATCGCGTTCCAGTCCGAAATCAGGAAGCCGTCGAAACCGATGCGGTTCTTCAGCACATCGGTCAACAGCATGCGGTTGCCGTGCATCTTGCCGTGATCGATGCCGGTGTCGGCATCCTTCCAGCTGTTGTACGAAACCATGACCGTCTGCGCGCCGGCGCCGATCGCGCCGTAGTAACCCTGCGCATGCGTGCGCACGAGGTCGCGCTGGCTCGCGATGTTGAGCCCCTGGTCGGTGCCGTTCTGCGTGCCGCCATCGCCGAGGAAATGCTTGACCGAGGCGATCGCGCTGTTCGCGCCGAACCGCTGCTGCAGACCTTGGACGTAAGCGCTGGAATACGCTTTCACCAGTGCGGGATCGTTGGAATAGCTTTCATAGGTGCGGCCCCAGCGCGCGTTCTGCACCGCCGGCACGGCCGGTGCGAACACCCAGTCGATGCCGGTCGCGCGCACCGCTTTCGCGGTGGCGGCGGCGATCTCGCGGATCAGCGCCGGGTCGCGCGCGGCGCCAAGCCCGATGTTGTGCGGAAAGATCGTCGCGCGGTAGACGTTGCTGTGCCCGTGCACCGCGTCGGTGCCCCACATGATCGGCACTTTCACCGCCATGTCGGTCGACATCGACGCCGAATAGTAGGCATCGGCGAGCGCGGCCCACGCCACGACGCTCGCGTGCTTGTCCTTGCCCGGCCACGAACCGCCGCCGTTGAGCACCGAGCCGATGTAATGGGTTCTGACTTCATCGGGCGTGATCGATTTGATCTCGGCCTGGGTCATCTGGCCGATCTTCTGCCGCAGCGACATGCCGGACAGTATGCGATCGATCTCCGCCTCGAGTTTGCGATCGATGGCGATCGCGCTTCTGGTCTTGCGCCAGTCGCCGGACAATGCTGTCGTGGCGACATCCGTCGACGGTGTAACCGGCATCGGATTGTCGGCGTGCGCGGGCGACACGATGCCGGCGATGAGGACGACCGAAACCGACGTTCCGGCCAGAATGCGTGGATTGATCTTCAAAGCGGACTCCTGCAATGACTGGGCCCCGGCGATCGTCGCGTCGCGCCCGCATCGCCCGGGAGTAACGTCCCTGCGCCGGAGCGCAGGGACGTCGCAGGCCTGTGGCCTGCCCGTGGATTACATCTTGTAGCTGATGCCCAACAGATACTGCCGCCCGTACTCGTTGTATTCCAGCGGCGTGGTGTAGAAATCGCCGCCCGCGCCGAAGTCGGAACGCTGCACCGTGCGATACGGCGAGTTGGTGAGGTTGTTGACCTGCAACATCATCGACCAGCCGGACAACTTGCTGGAAGGCTGGAACTCGTAGCCGATCTGCATATCGGTCTGTCGATCCGGCAGGATCTGGGTGTAGTCCCGCTGCGCGAACAACGTGGTGATCTCGCCTTGGAATCCGGAACGGTAACGCTGACTGACGCGCGCGGAAAACCCACTCTTCTCGTAGTACGCAGTGATGTTGCCGACCACCTTGGACAGGCCGGGCAGGCCGCGTCGCAGGCGCGTATCGTCCAGCGGATTCGGATCGATCGACGACTCGGTGTACGAGGCGTTGAACAGCACACCGAAGCCATCGAGCATCGACGCGATCGCGCCGCCTTCGAGCGAGGTGCTCAGCTCCGCACCACGCATGTAGCCGCCCTTGCCGTTGGCCGGCGTGCTGAAGGTGCCGATATTGCTGATCGGAACGACGGTCGTCGGGTTGCTGAACCCCGTGAAATCGTAGGGGACGTTCTGGTTGTAGACGTAGCTCTGCAGGTCCTTGTAGAACAGGGCCAACGCGACATAACTGGCGGTCCCGAAATACTTTTCGAACGACATGTCGACCGAGTCCGCACGCCACGGCTCGAGCAACGGATTGCCGCCATTTCCACTCCACAACCGCGTGGTGGTGCTCACGCCAGCAGATGCGGAAGCGCGCATATCGTCGATGCGCGGCCGGGCCATGGTCTTGGTCGCGCCGAAACGGGCCATCCAACCATCGCCGAAATCCGCGACCAGGTTCAGACTC from Lysobacter sp. harbors:
- a CDS encoding glycoside hydrolase family 3 protein, whose protein sequence is MPVTPSTDVATTALSGDWRKTRSAIAIDRKLEAEIDRILSGMSLRQKIGQMTQAEIKSITPDEVRTHYIGSVLNGGGSWPGKDKHASVVAWAALADAYYSASMSTDMAVKVPIMWGTDAVHGHSNVYRATIFPHNIGLGAARDPALIREIAAATAKAVRATGIDWVFAPAVPAVQNARWGRTYESYSNDPALVKAYSSAYVQGLQQRFGANSAIASVKHFLGDGGTQNGTDQGLNIASQRDLVRTHAQGYYGAIGAGAQTVMVSYNSWKDADTGIDHGKMHGNRMLLTDVLKNRIGFDGFLISDWNAIEQVPGCTKPSCPQSINAGIDMIMVPDDWKAFIDNTTKQVEAGEIPMSRIDDAVRRILRVKLRAGMFDGIAPSAHAGAGQLAGVQHRELARRAVRESLVLLKNERAALPIRRGTRVLVVGKTANSVPNQSGGWSLTWQGDETTNADYPDADTLLAGIEAAAGKDNVVFVEKPERIDPASFDVAIAIIGETPYAETKGDLAPPKTLTHTQRYPEDLAALQALSAAGKPVVTVFVSGRPVYANDLLNLSHAFVAAWLPGTEGKGVADVLFADATGRAKYDFRGRLSFPWPGTPCGALFSAAAMAAEPPLFPGGYGSSYARAKAVPMLSVSAEQSCGVR